The Amycolatopsis coloradensis sequence CGCCGGAAGCCTCGGTCTGGTGAACCGGGTCGTCCCGAGCGGCGAGGCCGCCGCCGTCGCTCTGCAACTCGCCGAGCAGATCGCCGCCAACACTCCCCTGGCGCTGGCCCTGGTCAAGAAGATCGCCCGCGCCGCCGACGGAGTTCCCGACGCGCAAGCGTTTGCCACCCAGCGTGCGGACCTCCCGGCGCTGATGAAGTCGGCCGACGTCCGCGAGGGCATGCAGGCCTTCGCCGAACGCCGCGCTCCACAGTGGACAGGTGAGTGAGATGAAGCAGCAAGAAGTCCTCCGGCACGTGACCACGCCGCTCACGAACCCGGCGTACGCGCCGGTGGTACCCCGGTTCACGAACCGCGAGTACCTGAACATCGTCTACCGCACCGACGCCGACGCCCTGCGCGCCGTCGTGCCGGAGCCACTGGAGATCGACGAGCCGCTGGTGCGGTTCGAGGTGATGAAGATGGGCGACGTCAGCGGTTACGGGCCCTACACCGAGTCCGGGCAGGCGATCCCGGTGAGCTTCGAGGGCGAGCGTGGCGAGTACCTGCACGCGATGTACCTCGACAACTTCCCGGCCACCGCGTCCGGCCGCGAGATCAGCGCCTACCCGAAGACCATCGGCTCGCCGAGGCTGTTCGCCGAGAACGGCGCGCTCGTCGGGACGCTCGACTACGGCAGCCAGCGCGTCGCGACCGCGACCATGGGTTACAAGCACCATCGGCTGGACGTCCGCGAGGCCGAAACGCAGATCACCGTGCCGACCTTCATGCTCAAGA is a genomic window containing:
- a CDS encoding acetoacetate decarboxylase — translated: MKQQEVLRHVTTPLTNPAYAPVVPRFTNREYLNIVYRTDADALRAVVPEPLEIDEPLVRFEVMKMGDVSGYGPYTESGQAIPVSFEGERGEYLHAMYLDNFPATASGREISAYPKTIGSPRLFAENGALVGTLDYGSQRVATATMGYKHHRLDVREAETQITVPTFMLKTIPDYDGSPRVFELVRTEITDVVIKEAWTGPARLQLFQHVLAPLADLPVLEVVSASHILTDLTLAPVKPVFDYLKGARS